The Candidatus Hydrogenedentota bacterium genome includes a region encoding these proteins:
- a CDS encoding cellulase family glycosylhydrolase — MIWLQGTVILLTGLSVAGGAEPPKPALTIGEGGVVLRDGKPYRGIGINFFSAFSRFMLDETDRSYREGFAELARRKIPFIRFMCGGFWPKDWRLYRENPNEYFRRLDLFVQDAEQAGIGLIPSLCWYSPCIPDIVGEPRSAWGNPESKTIAFMRAYVGQVISRYVRSPAIWAWELGNEYSLDADLPNAADHRPWVHVELGTPPERSAADDLTHDMVATACREFAAAVRKSDGFRPVTSGHSLPRPAAEHLRNRRSWEPDSAEQFRKNLIDINPDPINLISVHIYPFDKEKRFGHENASYADILRECMRAASSAGKGLFVGEFGAEDDPKHPDPDMPRKEVEAMIAAIEATGVPLAAIWNYDLPAQEQSINITPTNKRAYLLDLLKEANDRLSRSENTPR, encoded by the coding sequence ATGATTTGGTTGCAGGGAACCGTAATCCTATTGACCGGGCTGTCCGTGGCCGGCGGCGCGGAACCGCCGAAACCGGCGCTGACAATCGGCGAAGGCGGGGTTGTTCTCCGGGACGGCAAACCGTATCGCGGGATCGGAATCAATTTTTTCAGCGCGTTCAGCCGGTTCATGCTCGACGAGACCGATCGCAGTTATCGGGAGGGTTTCGCGGAACTGGCCCGGCGGAAGATTCCGTTTATTCGCTTCATGTGCGGTGGATTCTGGCCGAAGGACTGGCGTCTGTATCGGGAAAATCCCAACGAATATTTCCGGCGGCTGGACCTGTTTGTCCAAGATGCGGAACAGGCGGGAATCGGCCTGATACCGAGTTTGTGTTGGTATAGTCCTTGTATACCGGACATCGTGGGCGAACCGCGCAGCGCATGGGGCAATCCGGAGAGCAAAACGATTGCGTTCATGCGCGCGTATGTCGGGCAGGTGATTTCCCGCTATGTGCGTTCCCCGGCCATTTGGGCATGGGAACTGGGCAACGAATACAGCCTCGACGCCGACCTGCCCAATGCGGCGGACCACCGCCCGTGGGTCCATGTGGAATTGGGCACGCCGCCGGAGCGAAGCGCGGCGGACGATCTGACGCACGACATGGTCGCGACGGCATGCCGTGAATTCGCCGCCGCCGTACGGAAGAGCGATGGTTTCCGGCCGGTTACAAGCGGGCATAGCCTGCCGCGTCCAGCCGCGGAGCATTTGCGAAACCGCCGATCATGGGAACCGGATTCCGCGGAGCAATTCCGAAAGAACCTGATTGATATAAACCCGGATCCCATCAATCTAATCTCGGTCCATATCTATCCCTTCGACAAGGAAAAACGGTTTGGACACGAAAATGCGTCGTATGCGGACATCCTGCGCGAATGCATGCGGGCGGCGTCATCGGCGGGCAAGGGTTTGTTTGTGGGGGAATTCGGCGCCGAGGACGATCCGAAGCATCCCGATCCCGACATGCCGCGCAAGGAGGTCGAAGCGATGATCGCCGCAATAGAGGCGACCGGCGTGCCGCTGGCGGCGATATGGAACTACGACCTGCCGGCTCAGGAGCAATCCATCAACATCACCCCCACGAACAAGCGCGCGTATCTGCTGGATTTGCTGAAAGAAGCCAACGATCGCCTGAGCCGTTCCGAAAACACCCCCCGGTAA